A part of Antechinus flavipes isolate AdamAnt ecotype Samford, QLD, Australia chromosome 6, AdamAnt_v2, whole genome shotgun sequence genomic DNA contains:
- the LOC127540230 gene encoding mas-related G-protein coupled receptor member A-like: MERGPPNMTVSPTPEYPGYGSGNSTEHSEGHNSSGSLDIYDWMNLLSLLIAPLGLLGNGAVLWLLGFRIRRNPFSVYILNLAAADALFLCSSFLRSILALFRFNDVTWTILSFFIYTSYTAGLSLLAAISTERCLSAFFPLWYRCRRPKHTSAAICAGVWALAGMCGLLSLVLWHSSDHNIFTFFTILVTWLLLLTCVMCVSSLTLLLRVQCRSRPPRLPRLYLLVLLTVLVFLLCCLPMGIWAVLSFWFHTYLMSYWLCDLLACVNSSVNPLIYFFVGRLGHKRREPLRVVLQRALGDEQELGGETTNTPHSSRPETTLRA; encoded by the coding sequence ATGGAGCGAGGACCCCCCAACATGACTGTGTCCCCCACGCCTGAATATCCAGGATATGGTTCTGGCAATTCAACGGAGCATAGTGAAGGTCATAATTCATCTGGCAGCCTTGACATTTATGACTGGATGAACCTCCTCTCTCTGCTCATTGCCCCGCTTGGACTGCTGGGGAACGGCGCCGTCCTGTGGCTCCTGGGCTTCCGCATCCGGAGGAACCCCTTCTCTGTCTACATCCTCAACCTGGCGGCGGCCGACGCCCTTTTCCTTTGTAGCTCTTTTCTTAGATCCATACTTGCACTTTTTAGATTTAACGATGTAACATGGACAATACTGTCATTCTTCATATACACGTCCTACACTGCGGGCCTGAGCCTCCTGGCGGCGATCAGCACCGAGCGCTGTCTCTCAGCGTTCTTCCCCCTCTGGTACCGATGCCGTCGCCCCAAGCACACGTCGGCCGCGATCTGCGCCGGGGTCTGGGCTCTGGCCGGGATGTGCGGGCTACTGTCTCTCGTTCTTTGGCATAGTTCTGATCATAACATTTTCACCTTCTTCACCATCCTGGTTACGTGGCTCCTCCTCCTCACGTGTGTGATGTGCGTGTCCAGCCTGACTCTGCTGCTGAGGGTCCAGTGCAGGTCCCGGCCCCCGCGGCTCCCCAGGCTCTACCTCCTGGTGCTGCTCACGGTCCTCGTGTTCCTGCTCTGCTGCCTGCCCATGGGGATCTGGGCTGTCCTGAGTTTCTGGTTCCACACATATCTCATGTCTTATTGGCTCTGTGACCTCCTGGCCTGTGTGAACAGCAGCGTGAACCCCCTCATTTACTTCTTCGTGGGCAGACTAGGGCATAAACGGAGGGAGCCTCTCAGGGTGGTGCTCCAGAGGGCCCTTGGGGACGAGCAGGAGTTGGGAGGTGAGACAACAAACACTCCCCACTCCAGCCGCCCGGAGACTACACTCCGAGCCTAA